Within Sorghum bicolor cultivar BTx623 chromosome 2, Sorghum_bicolor_NCBIv3, whole genome shotgun sequence, the genomic segment TTTTCCACATCTCCACGTCCTTCTATCCTTGAGAGCCGTCAGTTCATATTTTGGAGCTTAAAGCTCCTATATGGTTAGGTGTAACCCTTTAAATCACCTCTTTGTGTGGTGCTCTAAAAAGTTTGTATCGCTCCATATTTTTGAATATGTACCCCAAGCTCGATCTTTGTGGTAGTTTAGTGAGTATAGTGTTGAGAGAAAGACCTGACTTTTTGTGAGTTCTCAACATAGATGTAGCTTCCTTTGTGGTAGTGAAATTTGATAAACAAAACCTATGTTACTTGGGGTCTATTTGCGTTTGAACTTGTGCTGATTGACTCTTGGGATTTCACACCATGTTGTGAAATTCTTGGTGTTAGTGATACCGTGGAAGGTCAATTAATATCTTAACCTTTGGTTCAAGTGGAATTGAGGAATGTCATCAATCTATCTAATCTACTTCAAACCATGCAAAATCCCTATTACCATTGAATCATCAAGGACCTTGCGAGATATTAGGTGCCTTCTAGTGCATGAGCAGATGGTAAGGTGCTAGACCATGGTAAGTTGCCAGACTTTTTTGTATTTAATTCCACTACAAACTTAAACTTTTCATGAAACTACTACATACTCAAATCAAAAGTCCTTTTAATATGATAAGTTTCTTTCCTTTGTAATATTAGCCCTGATATAGTAAAGCAAGCAGGTGAGCGGTTATGACGGATGCTGCCTCCTTGCACAACACCTATACACCCTTGTCGCTTTTTAATTTAAAGGAAAAAGTCCAATATACTCCCGCTGACAGAACATAGTCTGGATAAACCCAAAAAAAAACCAATTTTGTCTTTGATTTactcctccaaatcttttagttGGTCCATTCTATATTTCTATCCCACTATAAGATTTGTTTTTTGGTTCTCCACATATAAGTTGAGTTTTTAAATTCAGTTTTTTTGTAGGGATATAAAGAACTTCATAAATGTATTATacattatgattttttttatcttAGGCATCTAATAATAAATTAACACTACAAATACAAGATTATACAAAAATcataatatatttttctaacaTAATTTAGGACATGTTCGGATCAATGTATAAAATCTGAACCTAAAACTCAACTTGCACTGCAGAAAACAGAAGACAAACCTTATTAATGGATAGATCGACCAACCGAAAGACTGGACTTTTTCCTAATTTCCAAATCACTCTACATGCACAATCATAGTGTATAGCATCCGTGACCGCAACTTTGAATTTCTGAAATGCAGTGTATGTTTatcaaaaaagaagaagaagaagaagaagaagaagaagaagaagaagaagaagaagaagaagaagaagaagaagaagaagaagaagaagaagaagaagaagaagcataCAATATCTAATGTCAGGAGGTCGAATAAGAATGCGAAAGAACATATAGGTGCTTAACACAGGAACCTCAACCCATCAAACCCAAAACCGTCCCTTCAAATTTGAGAGGGGCTGGTTGATACGTGATGGTTTTTTTGACATGGTTGCAATTATTTGGCAAACACCATGTCCTGAGTTCACCCCGCTTGAACGATGGCAGTCTAAGATCCGCAGGCTCAGACAATATCTAAGAGGCTGGGCTAAACACACTGCCGGAACATAAAGAAAGGAGAAAAAAACCCTGCTATCCCATTTAGAGGTGCTAGAAAAGAAAGCGGAGGTCACTCACCTTTCTGATCAAGAGATTAATCTTAAACACTATCTAAAAGAGAGACTAGTTACCCTTCTGCGAGAAGAGGAACTGAAATGGTATGAGCGAGCCAAAGTCAAAACCTTATTGGAAGAGGAACTGAAATGGTATGAGCGAGCCAAAGTCAAAACCTTATTGGAGGGAGATGCTAACACTTGCTTCTTCCATCTAGTGGCCAATGGGAAACATCGTAAGCAACACATCTATAAACTTGAagatgatcaaggcacggttgttGGCGATGAGCGCCTCAAAGGCCATATTACTACGTATTATAAAAATCTCTTCGGGTCACCGGAACACTCCGACATCACTCTTATGGAAGATCAATATTTAGATATTCCACAAGTATCTCCGGAAGAAAACGATATCCTTATTAGCCCTTTCACTGAATCCGAGGTGAGGGACGCGGTATTCCAAATGGAGCATAATAAAGCTCCAGGCCCGGACGGATTCCCTGCGGAATTCTATCAGGCGTTTTGGGGAGTTATCAAGGACGACCTCCTACACCTCTTTGCTGATCTCCATCGCGAGGCTCTTGATCTTCATAGCTTGAATTTTGGAATAATTACTTTaatttcaaaaattcaaaacgCTACTAAAATTCAGCAATATAGACCAATTTGTGTCCTCAATGTGAGCTTTAAAATATTCACAAAAGTAGGCACAAACAGGCTGAATATGGTCGCAAAAACTATAGTGAGCCCAACACAGACTGCCTTTATGCCGGACAGGAATATCATGGAAGGAGTAGTGATATTGCACGAAACTATTCATGAGTTACATACTAAAAAACAAGACAGGATCATCTTCAAAATTGATTTCGAAAAGGCATATGATAAGGTCAAGTGGTCTTTCTTACAACAAACCTTACGTATGAAAGGCTTCTCCCCTAAATGGTGTAGGTGGGTAGAGAGTATGGTCACTGGTGGAAGTGTGGGGATCAAAGTCAATGATGGTGTTGGCCCCTACTTTCAGTCCAAACGTGGTCTCAGACAGGGAGATCCTATGTCCCCCATTTTATTTAACATCGTCGCTGATATGCTAGCTCTTCTTATTAATAGAGCAAAAGCCGATGGACAAATAAGAGGAGTCATCCCCCACCTTGTTGATGATGGTTTATCAATTCTACAATATGCAGATGACACCATTATCTTCTTAGACCATGAACCAGAGCAGGCAAAGAATCTGAAACTTTTGCTATGTGCTTTCGAGCAATTATCTGGGCTTAAGATCAACTTCCACAAGAGCGAGATTTTTTGCTATGGAGCAGCTAGAGAGATGGAGCCCTATTATACTAGTCTTTTTGGGTGTAATGCAGGGAAATACCCCTTCACATACTTGGGaatcccaatgcaccatagacaGCTCCTGAATTCTGATTGGAGAAGAATATAAGAACGATTCCAAAAAAGACTCTCCTGCTGGAAGGCAAAATACTTGTCGTATGGAGGAAGGCTGGTCTTGCTAAACTCCGTCTTAACAGTCTACCTATGTTTATGATGTCCTTTGAGATTCCTAAAGGAGTACTCAAGAATCTTGACTTTTTTAGATCAAGGTTCTTCTAGCAAGGATCCTCAAACAAGCATAGTTATAGACTTGCCAGATGGGACATTTTGTGTCGTCCTAAGGACCAAGGGGGTCTAGGTATCCTAGACTTGCAATTGCAGAATAAATGCTTATTGTCCAAGTGGTTGGTGAATTTACTCAACACAGAGGGCTTATGGCAGACCCTACTGACAAATAAATATCTACGATCGAAAACACTTACCCAAGTCAAAGCCAAACCAAATGATTCACATTTCTGGAGAGGCCCCATGCGTATTAAAGATGAGGTATTGGCTAAAGGTTCCTTTGATGTTAAAGATGGAACCAAAACGAGGTTCTGGGAAGACACATGGGTAGGAGATAAGCCGCTAAAAGTAAAATACTCCTCCCTTTTTAATATTGTACGTGATTGCCATGCAACTGTGGCCAAAGTGTTGTCCACTAGTCCCCTGAACATCTCCTTTCACAGGGCACTGGTGGGAAATAAACTTGTACAATGGCTCAATTTAGTAGCAAAGTTTTATAGTGTTCGATTGGTGGCGGGTTCGGACTATTTTAGATGGAACTTAACTAAATCCGGTTATTTTCTGTTCGTTCACTGTATCTACATTTCATTGATACAAAACCACCTTTTGCCCATAGGAAACTCTGGAAAATAAAAATTCCTCTAAAGATCAAAATTTTTCTTTGATTCCTACAAAGGGGTGTTGTTCTAACCAAAGACAACCTCACTAGGAGGAATTGGAAAGGGAGCCAAAAATGTGTCTGGTGTAATAAGAATGAGACTATCCAACACTTATTCATTGATTGCCCTTTCACCAAGATGATCTGGAGGATTATTTTCTTTACTACTAGTTTAACTCCACCTAGATCCATTAACCATATGTTTGGTGCATGACTTTCTAATCAGAATAAGAAGCTTAGAGATGTGATCTGGGTTGGGGTTGCTGCCATGTGCTGGGCCATCTGGCGCTGCCGGAATGATGCTATTTTTAACGATCTCAAAACTAACTCTTTTATACAGGTTATCTTCAGGGGAGCGTATTGGCTCCGCTTTTGGGCCTCACTGCAGCGTGATGAGCAAACCAAGGACGTCCTATCTTCGATAAGCAAGACATTAGAGATTATTGCTTTAGAGATATCTCATAGAGGCTGGAAACATTTTTATTGTTTTTCTGGTCAATGTCTCAGACCATGGTTTGCTTTCACTCCTTTCTAATCCCAACATTGTAATAATTGGCTGTGTACATCCCTGGATGTAGAGGTCGGATATTGTTTTTATCACTTATCTAAAAAAATAGGAAAAACTAATAAGAGGTATAAATATCCGATATGAAGCACTGTTTAACTTTAAACCCAGCAAAGTACCACTGTCACAATGTAAATACTGTCGCATGAGCCACTGTTTTCATGGTCACATCTCCTCAAGTCCCAACCACACTGATGCGGCAAAGGGAGAAAACACACAGATAACAGTACCAAATGAACTGCAAAAGGCGCTGAAATTAAACAACCAGATACTCAAgcttgctagctagctagtccgCCGGCAAGCCCACAGCATGACATGGACGAACGAAGCAACTTAAAAGTTCAGTAACGACGACGAAGCCGGCACAAATCCGTCAGACACTTCTGGTGCACGTCGGCTGCCCTTCCATCGATCTCTTTGGCTCCGGCGAGTCGATGCCGCAGGCCGGCGCAGCTCTAGTTGAGGTTTAGGTTTGTCTGATGATGCATAGCTCCGAGCAGCAGGGGGCGGCGTGGGACGTGGAGACGAAAGACGTTGTCGCGGCACTGGCACAGCTCGGCTCCTTCGTCCAGCTCGGCATCCATCGGGGCCATCTGGCGCCCGCATTTGTAACAGAAGACACTTCCGCACCTGCATGCCAATGGCGTCAGAAACACCGTGCAAGACGTTTAGGATTAGCATTGCCATGCATTGGGCCAAGCAGTGCAAAGACAGCTGGTACATCATACGAATTAACAGGTCTGTTGTCATATATAGGCATAAATATAGACAGTATGGCTTGTCATGTAATAAAGcgatctttttttttcagaggccGCCTAATAGCTAGGAATGACTTGATCAAATTCTTAATGTTGTTTAAAACAAAGCTTGTGATATGGAGTAGTAAAGGAGAACAGAATAATAAACACAAGAAAATGGAATAGCAAACAAAACATGATAGTTACAATTCTAGTTTCCAGTGCAAATACTGCAAATTTTGTGTTAAATTCTAGGCACAATCTTGACTTTTTTATGAACGCAAATAACAATTATATTTTGCATGTACCTAAAAATATCCTACTATCTGTTAAATATATGCAAAATCAACTTTGCTATCGGGTTGATAGTTTCAAACAATTAACAaattcactctaagcattatgCGCGTGCTGCGGCATGACATGCAGTGTACTAGCTAACTTCCTATATTAATTCTACTGAGTGTTCTCTTGCATGTCTATAGTAAAAATTAGACAGATGTTGTACTACCTATCATTGTACTTCctctgttctaaattataaatccctttgactttttttttgtaCATCCACTTTATTATACATCTAAATATAATaatatgtctagatatataacaaaatagataaacaaaaaagtcaaaatgctttataatttggaacagaggtaCCATTTACAGGAAGCTATAAGCTACCAAAATCAAAAAATCCTAATGTTGAAACATGTATGAGAAGCTATATACAAATCCAAAACAACAAAAAGATACTGAAATTAGATAAGATATTGATCTCAAAATTAATGCTAGTATTAACTATTAAGCACCGGTGGTCAGGTAACAAGATGTGATCATAATCCATATGGTAGAACTTCAGAAACCACTCTACTATCTTGTAACAGTGGTACAAATATATATTACGCAATATGATAGGAAATAAAACGCGAGATAAGTGTCCAATATATATACCTGCAGTGCATAGTATCGCACCCCATGATCCTCTCGACCACAATCTTACAACTGGGGCACTGCTTCCAGCGGCGCTGGGCGGCAAGCTCCTTGACGAGCGCTGCCCCTTTCCCCTCGTCACAGTTGTGGTGGTCATCGTCACGGCCATCGATGACCCAGCCCAAGCCGCACGCCGTGCACATGGGGTGGTTGCACGCCGGGCACGCCGCCTTGCACGCCGCCTTATCGGCGCCGACGACGAAGGTCCTCTCAAGCATGAGCGCGCACCTGGGGTTCGGGCAGTAGGCGCGCTGGTCCTGCGGGATGGCCTTCTCGGTGAGCCGTTCACCCCAGCTGCAGAAGGCGGCGAAGTCGATGGACTTCTTGCAGTGCTCCGGGTTCAGGACGCCGCCATTGTTGCCCTCTCCAGCTGCTTCCTTGCACGCCGGGTCCGGGCACAGGATGGACACGACGCCGTCGCGGATCCTGCCCTCGATGTACGTGGCCATGCAGTGCGCGCAGAACTTGTGGTCGCACTGCGTGCCGTGGAAGAGGTCCAGGATGGGGAGCGTCTCCAGGCAGATGCCGCAGTCGAACTTGGCGACCTCGTCGTCCGCGAGAGGGGGCACCCTGATCTGCCTCTTCGTCGTCGACGGGCCAGGTTCGTCTGGTTCGAGCTCGGATGGGTGGACGCCCCATATCTTGCAGTAGTCTTCCAGGGTCAGCTCGTGTCCGtcttcgccggcggcggcggagggacgCATCTGGCTGCAGTGCTCGTCCTTTGGTGGTGCCTTGGACTTGCCGGGAAGTTGCAGCGGGGACGGGGAAGAAGACATCTCCTGGAGTTCTGGGTCCTCCATCTGCTCCAGCCTTTGAGCGTCACGGGCGACGGACTTGTACCACTCATTGCCGTCCTCTTCCTCCGTACTGCTGCCGGCGAAGATAGTTGCGTTGACAGGAGCACTCCGCCTCGCCGTCGCTGATGCTGCGGTCCTTGTCAGGGCAGCAAGCTGGTTGTTGGTGTTGACATGGGCGCCAACGTTGAAAATGTTGGTGTTGGCATCAATGGTGCGGAGGAGTGCCGCCGTTTCGGGTGCGACTGAGGCCATGAGGAAGTCTAGCCAAGGATTGACGACCTGTTCCACATCCTGCAGGGGAGCGTGCAAATCCTCCTCCTGCAACCAGTAGTCATCCTCGTCTACCTCGTCCCAGAACATCGTTGCGTTCTGTGTGCCTGTCTCCACTGTATCCGCTGAGGTAGAAGCAGCATCGCGGACGAGGGCTCCTTGCTTGGATCCGTCCACTACATCGGGGGCCACAGCATCACGGATGACGGCTTCCTCCTTTGACTGGTGGTCCATGGGGGGATTGGAGTTCTCTTTCTCCATCGCAAACTGCATAATGACACAGAAGATGGGAATGTAAGATTCACTTATGAGTTATGATAGCTTGCCAGAATGCAACACAGACATTCCAATAGCGCAACTTATAGACATGTCAAATGTGTCAATCTGAGACATTAACATtacaagaaacaaaatagaGAATACAACATATGTATAGCACattgagcatctccaagagattagccaaatagatttgacaaaaaGATATTAGAGTACTCTCTCTATAAAAGATGGCTAGTGAGGTAGGCTATCTAAAAGTAGAGAGCGAATAAGGTGGTATGGAGAGTTTCTAAATTTAAAGAGTTATCTACATAGTCTGTTGGAGACGTTTTTTCTTCAATAATAGCAAAATAtacctttagaaaatgatttaactaatctcttggagatgcttagTATAAGGACCTGTGTTGCCAACGCGGGTGTTTTAAGCATCTCTAGGCTAGGTGACTCTCTCCACGACTCTTTATCACAGACTttagaaaacaaaacaaaaactccAATAGACTCCATAAACTACTATCTATCTTTTCCATTCTCCACTTTTTGAGAGGGCTTTTCTAATGAAATACATAATTGTTTTCTCATGATTTTTTACATATAAGGAAAATTATAATAAACTATTGGAGTATATTCATTGAATGTCTCTCCAAATAATATAGATACGGAGACTATTTTAGACTCTTGGAGTTTCTCTTTGGAGGGGCCAAAACACTTCAAATGTGCGGCCACTAAACCTAAAGGTCATATGGCTCAAATTCTCTCCACATATATGAAATCATACCCCTCTTCTCTCCCAAATGACCCACAACCTCTTTGACTCTTTTTCTCTAGAACCTTGCGTCCCTATGCTTCACCACTAGTCTCACAATGGCTAGCTAGGCTCTCCTGACTTAAATTCCTATTTTTCACCCAAATCTAGCATCACTCTCTTATGTCCCACTCTATACTCCCTCACTAGATTCTAACGTGTGATACCATTATGCCTTACACGACTTGTTGACATCGCCTTCCGCCAAAGCTTGATATTTTGGGGAAACCTCATGGAGCATACAACCCAACCCATATTTCCTTTATTGAAGAATCTCATAAAAGGCGGTGAATAAGAGCCTCACCATACTATACTTCTTCTAAAAACAAAGACAGACTCCATAGCATTCTCGTAGGAGAAATATAAGAGGTGTATTAATAAAAATAGATATATTCCAAAACTTCTCACACATTCCACAAAACTTTAGTGTTGACTTCCCCCTCGCTCCCACCCCTACCTTGTGATGGCACACCTTAGATGTTGCTTATAGGCACTAGTTAAAAACCCAACACTAAGCTATGAGCATGTAGAAAGGTATAATTGGAAGGCCAAGGGATCATTTTAGTTGGCACAGAACATGAGCAAGCTTGCAATCCCAAAACAACTAAATGACAAAGCTATTGTCCCCATTGATTGCATCACATTGGTCTCCATCACTGCCCATGGCCGATGGCTATACCCCACCTCTATACCATATCATCCACTTTTCTCCCTACTCATTCCCCCACTAATCGATCCACCTATTTGCCCCTATTACATCCTCCACTAATCGAACTACCTACTCACACCACCACCGACCATCTACACATGTCGTTCTTCACAACCCAACTATCAGTTCCCTCACCAACTTGCCTCAAAGTGGGCGATTGCATCACCACCATGTTGGCTCCTGCACATAACTATCCTTATATGCATCACCCCCTTTTCCTTTCCAACTTTAGCATCGTCCCAAACCCTAAACCTAACCATAACCTCGATATCATCAAGCTTTAACCCAAACGAATTAAGGAAGACAGGAggcaacaatggtggtggaggaggtccAACCTCTTCAGTTGCTTGTCACTAATTAGCAGCACATTGGTTCCCTAAGATTTATGCGCTGAAGATAGGAAAGGGAGAGATAAATGAGTTTCTTGCGTTCACATAGGAGAAGCATAACTAGTCTATTAACAAAAAGGTAGATCTATTCTGAAGTCCCTCATATATGCCACAAAACTTTATCGCTCCCTCCCTATCTATCCTACTTTGTACCCAAGTCACACCTTATATGCATCCAAATGATATTAGTTGACACCCACCGCTAAGCAATCGAGTGGCTAGAAATGTATAGATGAAATCCAAGGGGGCATTTTAGTTGTCACGTCACATGCAAAAGCAAGCCTATATAGATGTTACACTCAAACAACTAAATGAAAAGGTTGTTGTCCCCATCAACCAAGTCACTCATAGACCCTACCATCACCTATGGTCGATGGTGACCTCGCCTCCATTCCATGTCGCATGCCTCTCTCACCACCCATCCTCCACAAACAAATCTACTTGCTCATCAACCCTATTAACCCTATCTATGAGTAATTCGCCACCACATCTATCCTCAAAGCCCTACCCCCTTATTCCTTTACATCTATGTCACCGCTGTTAATCTAGATCTAAATCCCAACGCCAATCGTAACTCAAACACTAGATGCTCCGATTCTAGAGAAGAAATGAAGGAGGAAGGAAAGGAGgcaggaaggaggaggaggtgggggGAAAGGAGAGGATGTGTTCTAACCTCACCGCCAGATGCTTGCCTTTGGTCACCAGGAAGTCAATCTTTGTGGATTTGAGGAGAGAGGTGGaagggagagagagaaatgagttgGTCAAAGGATGGTTGGTGAACATATAAGGAGAGTAGTAGGTGGTTGGTAAACATATAAGGAGAGTAGTAGGTGCGGGTATCACGCAACGCAAGTACTCACGCGGCAAAAAAAGATTATGAAGGCCAAATAAGTGTAGTTTTAGGCAATCTAGCCCATAGAAAGCAAGATATGGCTGCATATTAATTGTCTTGAATATTTTATAAATGAAAATGAATTTGCTACATAAAAGATATCCTAATCAGTGGCAGAACCAGGGGGTTAGTAGGGGCCATGGCCCCCTAAGCATAGTAGATTTTGATTAATACCTATATAAGAATTTGAATGTACAACACAAAAATATCAATTTTCACCAATTTTATTAAAATATTATGATTTTGGTTATAAATAGcgtaaatatatttaaaaacTGTTGTCGAAACATATAACTATGTATATATTATCATAGTAAAATGCGATCATATTTGTCTAGCCCCCTTAATCAAAATCATTGGTTCCACCACTTATCCAAATCCTTCAACCTGCATATTATGTCATCAAACGTTACTCTACAAGAACTGACACTACGACTGAAATCATATCTTGCTAGCTGGTACATATCATTGCATCCAATCTCATGCTAGCTGGTACATATCATTGCATCCAATCTCATTTTGTGGTTAAGGTGGaccttgaagggtcgagatggcggactagagggggggtgaatagtcttttctataatttattacgccggctaaccgaaacaaatgcggaattaaaactatcggtctagacaagactacacccctctatctaagttctctagcaccttgtaaaagaacctaaacaagcaaacaaggtgctaccttagcaagagctcacctaaccaaatctagaagcaaggtcacacaaacctatgcaactagtactttgcaaaccgggagagctcctacacaaactagtgaggcaaagcgcacaaagcctaagctcactagcaagctcaataacaaggcaacgaatgccaaattagagagcgcaacttacttagctacacaaactaagcaatgtgactaacaaggttacacaaaccaaattagtcacgcaaggaaactacttctagctacacaagcaagaaggtaactagcaagctacacaagctaactaattacaagagcaactacacaagcacaagtatatgaaagtaagaacaagcttgtgttagggacttgcaaaccaacgggaagaacaatgttgacacgatgattttctcccgaggttcacttggttgccaccaagctacgtccccgttgagacaagctccaaggttgccgccggtcctcttgctagtggtgacccgcaagtcacactctcccacgtggagtgcttaccacaagctctagcacttgacccggccggaccacttgtcgctcttcacgtctcactcaactagagttgctcttcgcgatccccgcggggtgagcaccgtacccctcacaatctcttctccggagcaccgcacaatctccttgcatgcttcgacggagtcacaagccaccaagccgtctaggaggtggcaacctctaagagtaacaagcaccaccggcttgcaacacgaacacctagtgccactcgatgcaatctctcaatgcaacgcactagaatcactcactcgctattgattcgcactcttgcaagcacaagtgagttagaggccttccaagcactccccaagcatggacactaagtcccaagggtgctctgcactagccaaggccggccaccacttctatttatagctccaagggctaaactagccattGCCCCTTCACTCGGCAAAACATGTGGGCACcgaacgctcacagggagccaccggacgctcaacccccagtgtccggtgctcaggcgtcagccacgtgtcactagccgatagaactcgaccgttgccgccaacggctaccacgcgctcgtgcctgacacagcaccaccggacgctcaactagtccacaccggacgcgtccggtgcacaccggactcgtgcgcagagagatccgcaaactcgcacggtcactggacgtgagccaccggacgcacccagagcatccggtgctcaccggactcatgcgcagagagagtcgccaaaccgcccgcacaccggacgctgagcaccggactcactccggtgcgtccggtgcactctgctacacccgacagcacaccggacgctaaaggccagcgtccggtgcctccgcgcagagcgtccggtgagtgtttctcagtgagaaacactcccg encodes:
- the LOC8056015 gene encoding probable E3 ubiquitin-protein ligase RNF217, which produces MEKENSNPPMDHQSKEEAVIRDAVAPDVVDGSKQGALVRDAASTSADTVETGTQNATMFWDEVDEDDYWLQEEDLHAPLQDVEQVVNPWLDFLMASVAPETAALLRTIDANTNIFNVGAHVNTNNQLAALTRTAASATARRSAPVNATIFAGSSTEEEDGNEWYKSVARDAQRLEQMEDPELQEMSSSPSPLQLPGKSKAPPKDEHCSQMRPSAAAGEDGHELTLEDYCKIWGVHPSELEPDEPGPSTTKRQIRVPPLADDEVAKFDCGICLETLPILDLFHGTQCDHKFCAHCMATYIEGRIRDGVVSILCPDPACKEAAGEGNNGGVLNPEHCKKSIDFAAFCSWGERLTEKAIPQDQRAYCPNPRCALMLERTFVVGADKAACKAACPACNHPMCTACGLGWVIDGRDDDHHNCDEGKGAALVKELAAQRRWKQCPSCKIVVERIMGCDTMHCRCGSVFCYKCGRQMAPMDAELDEGAELCQCRDNVFRLHVPRRPLLLGAMHHQTNLNLN